One genomic window of Pelmatolapia mariae isolate MD_Pm_ZW linkage group LG5, Pm_UMD_F_2, whole genome shotgun sequence includes the following:
- the lsm3 gene encoding snRNA-associated Sm-like protein LSm3, which translates to MADEVEQQPTTNTVEEPLDLIRLSLDERIYVKMRNDRELRGRLHAYDQHLNMILGDVEETVTTVEIDEETYEELYKSTKRNIPMLFVRGDGVVLVAPPLRVG; encoded by the exons ATGGCGGACGAAGTTGAGCAG CAACCAACTACAAACACAGTTGAGGAGCCACTTGATCTGATCAGGCTCAGTCTAGATGAGCGAATCTACGTCAAGATGAGGAATGACCGCGAGCTCAGAGGCCGACTTCAT GCTTACGATCAGCACTTGAACATGATCCTTGGTGATGTGGAGGAGACGGTGACGACAGTGGAGATCGATGAGGAGACTTATGAAGAACTCTACAAG TCTACCAAGAGAAACATCCCCATGCTGTTTGTGAGAGGTGACGGCGTTGTCCTTGTAGCTCCACCTCTCAGGGTGGGCTAA